One window of the Xenopus tropicalis strain Nigerian chromosome 10, UCB_Xtro_10.0, whole genome shotgun sequence genome contains the following:
- the osbpl2 gene encoding oxysterol-binding protein-related protein 2 isoform X1, with product MNSEEEFYDAETGLDSDNSSGEYTDTNQRGSQMTLTDQHAAADGERVVQENGVKKHRTTLPAPMFPRNNFSIWSILKKCIGLELSKITMPIVFNEPLSFLQRITEFMEHTYMINKACTHTDPLLRMQCVAAFAVSAVASQWERTGKPFNPLLGETFELMREESGFRFISEQVSHHPPVSAFHAEGLNKDFIFHGSIYPKLKFWGKSVEAEPRGTMTLELLKHKEAYTWTNPTCCVHNVIIGKLWIEQYGTIEIVNHSTGDKCVLNFKPCGLFGKELHRVEGYIQDKNKKKLCMIYGKWTECLWCVDPATYESFKKDKKGVENKKPKPTEEEIKSENDEADDMPEIQETVQVIPGSKLLWRITSRPSNSAQMYNFTHFAVSLNELDKDMKGILAPTDCRLRPDIRGMENGDMDLAGNEKERLEEKQRASRRERAKNNEEWQTRWFAQGTNPHTRASDWIYTGGYFDRNFTDCPDIY from the exons ATGAACAGCGAGGAGGAGTTCTACGATGCCGAAACAG GCTTGGACTCGGATAATTCCTCCGGCGAGTACACGGACACCAACCAAAGAGGCTCACAAATGACTCTCACCGACCAGCACGCAGCTGCGGATGGGGAGAGGGTAGTGCAGGAGAATGGGGTAAAGAAACACCG GACCACGCTGCCGGCCCCCATGTTTCCCAGAAATAACTTCAGTATATGGAGCATATTGAAGAAATGCATCGGGCTG GAGCTGTCGAAAATCACAATGCCGATTGTCTTCAACGAGCCCTTGAGTTTCCTGCAGAGAATCACAGAATTCATGGAGCACACGTACATGATTAATAAGGCCTGTACCCACACAGACCCACTGCTTCGTATGCAG TGCGTCGCCGCCTTCGCTGTCTCCGCAGTAGCGTCACAGTGGGAGCGAACGGGGAAACCATTTAACCCGCTGCTGGGGGAAACCTTCGAGCTAATGAG GGAAGAGTCCGGCTTCCGATTCATCTCGGAACAAGTGAGCCATCACCCGCCGGTCAGTGCCTTCCATGCCGAAGGTCTCAACAAAGACTTTATCTTTCACGGCTCTATCTATCCCAAGTTAAAGTTTTGGGGGAAGAGTGTGGAGGCTGAACCCCGAGGCACCATGACTCTGGAGCTGCTCAA ACACAAAGAAGCGTACACATGGACGAACCCCACATGCTGCGTGCACAATGTCATTATCGGCAAGCTGTGGATCGAGCAGTACGGGACGATAGAGATAGTAAACCACAG TACCGGAGACAAGTGCGTGCTTAATTTCAAGCCCTGCGGCCTGTTTGGGAAGGAGCTGCATCGAGTGGAAGGATATATCCAGGATAAAAA CAAGAAAAAGCTGTGTATGATCTACGGAAAGTGGACGGAATGTTTATGGTGTGTCGATCCCGCGACATATGAATCCTTTAAAAAAGATAAGAAAGGCGTCGAGAATAAAAAACCCAAACCG acCGAAGAGGAGATAAAGTCTGAAAATGATGAAGCTGATGATATGCCAGAGATTCAGGAGACAGTGCAGGTCATACCTGGGAGTAAATTGTTATGGAGAATCACTAGTCGGCCCTCAAACTCTGCACAA ATGTACAATTTTACCCACTTTGCTGTATCCCTAAATGAGCTGGATAAAGACATGAAGGGCATTCTGGCTCCCACCGACTGCCGCCTGCGGCCAGACATTAGGGGCATGGAGAATGGCGACATGG ATCTGGCAGGGAATGAGAAGGAGAGGTTAGAAGAGAAGCAGAGAGCTTCCCGCAGAGAAAGAGCCAAAAATAATGAGGAATGGCAGACACG GTGGTTCGCGCAGGGCACCAACCCCCACACCAGAGCGTCCGACTGGATTTACACAGGAGGGTACTTTGATAGAAATTTCACAGACTGTCCCGACATTTATTGA
- the osbpl2 gene encoding oxysterol-binding protein-related protein 2 isoform X2: protein MTLTDQHAAADGERVVQENGVKKHRTTLPAPMFPRNNFSIWSILKKCIGLELSKITMPIVFNEPLSFLQRITEFMEHTYMINKACTHTDPLLRMQCVAAFAVSAVASQWERTGKPFNPLLGETFELMREESGFRFISEQVSHHPPVSAFHAEGLNKDFIFHGSIYPKLKFWGKSVEAEPRGTMTLELLKHKEAYTWTNPTCCVHNVIIGKLWIEQYGTIEIVNHSTGDKCVLNFKPCGLFGKELHRVEGYIQDKNKKKLCMIYGKWTECLWCVDPATYESFKKDKKGVENKKPKPTEEEIKSENDEADDMPEIQETVQVIPGSKLLWRITSRPSNSAQMYNFTHFAVSLNELDKDMKGILAPTDCRLRPDIRGMENGDMDLAGNEKERLEEKQRASRRERAKNNEEWQTRWFAQGTNPHTRASDWIYTGGYFDRNFTDCPDIY, encoded by the exons ATGACTCTCACCGACCAGCACGCAGCTGCGGATGGGGAGAGGGTAGTGCAGGAGAATGGGGTAAAGAAACACCG GACCACGCTGCCGGCCCCCATGTTTCCCAGAAATAACTTCAGTATATGGAGCATATTGAAGAAATGCATCGGGCTG GAGCTGTCGAAAATCACAATGCCGATTGTCTTCAACGAGCCCTTGAGTTTCCTGCAGAGAATCACAGAATTCATGGAGCACACGTACATGATTAATAAGGCCTGTACCCACACAGACCCACTGCTTCGTATGCAG TGCGTCGCCGCCTTCGCTGTCTCCGCAGTAGCGTCACAGTGGGAGCGAACGGGGAAACCATTTAACCCGCTGCTGGGGGAAACCTTCGAGCTAATGAG GGAAGAGTCCGGCTTCCGATTCATCTCGGAACAAGTGAGCCATCACCCGCCGGTCAGTGCCTTCCATGCCGAAGGTCTCAACAAAGACTTTATCTTTCACGGCTCTATCTATCCCAAGTTAAAGTTTTGGGGGAAGAGTGTGGAGGCTGAACCCCGAGGCACCATGACTCTGGAGCTGCTCAA ACACAAAGAAGCGTACACATGGACGAACCCCACATGCTGCGTGCACAATGTCATTATCGGCAAGCTGTGGATCGAGCAGTACGGGACGATAGAGATAGTAAACCACAG TACCGGAGACAAGTGCGTGCTTAATTTCAAGCCCTGCGGCCTGTTTGGGAAGGAGCTGCATCGAGTGGAAGGATATATCCAGGATAAAAA CAAGAAAAAGCTGTGTATGATCTACGGAAAGTGGACGGAATGTTTATGGTGTGTCGATCCCGCGACATATGAATCCTTTAAAAAAGATAAGAAAGGCGTCGAGAATAAAAAACCCAAACCG acCGAAGAGGAGATAAAGTCTGAAAATGATGAAGCTGATGATATGCCAGAGATTCAGGAGACAGTGCAGGTCATACCTGGGAGTAAATTGTTATGGAGAATCACTAGTCGGCCCTCAAACTCTGCACAA ATGTACAATTTTACCCACTTTGCTGTATCCCTAAATGAGCTGGATAAAGACATGAAGGGCATTCTGGCTCCCACCGACTGCCGCCTGCGGCCAGACATTAGGGGCATGGAGAATGGCGACATGG ATCTGGCAGGGAATGAGAAGGAGAGGTTAGAAGAGAAGCAGAGAGCTTCCCGCAGAGAAAGAGCCAAAAATAATGAGGAATGGCAGACACG GTGGTTCGCGCAGGGCACCAACCCCCACACCAGAGCGTCCGACTGGATTTACACAGGAGGGTACTTTGATAGAAATTTCACAGACTGTCCCGACATTTATTGA